Proteins encoded together in one Miscanthus floridulus cultivar M001 chromosome 16, ASM1932011v1, whole genome shotgun sequence window:
- the LOC136513924 gene encoding histone H4, with product MSGRGKGGKGLGKGGAKRHRKVLRDNIQGITKPAIRRLARRGGVKRISGLIYEETRGVLKIFLENVIRDAVTYTEHARRKTVTAMDVVYALKRQGRTLYGFGG from the coding sequence ATGTCTGGGCGCGGCAAGGGTGGCAAGGGGCTCGGCAAAGGCGGCGCGAAGCGCCACCGGAAGGTGCTGCGCGACAACATTCAGGGCATCACCAAGCCGGCGATCCGGCGGCTGGCGAGGAGGGGCGGCGTCAAGCGCATCTCGGGTCTCATCTACGAGGAGACCCGCGGCGTGCTCAAGATCTTCCTCGAGAACGTCATCCGCGACGCCGTCACCTACACCGAGCACGCCCGCCGCAAGACTGTCACCGCCATGGACGTCGTCTACGCGCTCAAGCGCCAGGGCCGCACCCTCTACGGCTTCGGCGGCTAG
- the LOC136513759 gene encoding uncharacterized protein At4g08330, chloroplastic-like, with the protein MVRALDRYSSGKDVAYSCGYCGYALNLSSSARNTANIGSKYGKHIRKGVVSFFAIDESRFTHTDEVSCTPYFHSSRSWGFFRNRTRLLCRKCSGHIGNAYEDEDPTFCEGSDDLDMSSKGSSTSPRKKYVIKINALQPSSDDSGALFSP; encoded by the exons ATGGTGAGGGCCCTCGACCGCTACTCCTCCGGCAAGGATGTCGCCTACAG CTGTGGATACTGTGGCTATGCATTAAACCTGAGCTCCTCCGCACGGAACACGGCGAACATTGGATCCAAGTATGGCAAGCACATCAGGAAAGGTGTTGTCTCATTCTTTGCAATCGATGAGAGCCGCTTTACACATACTGACGAGGTGAGCTGCACGCCGTACTTCCATTCAAGCCGTTCATGGGGATTCTTCAGAAATAGGACGCGATTGCTCTGCCGGAAGTGCAGTGGTCATATTGGTAATGCTTATGAAGATGAGGATCCCACCTTTTGCGAGGGGTCAGATGACCTGGACATGAGCTCCAAGGGCAGCAGCACATCCCCTCGGAAGAAATATGTTATTAAGATCAATGCACTGCAGCCCTCATCAGACGACTCTGGTGCTCTCTTCTCGCCGTGA